The Ruania alba genome window below encodes:
- a CDS encoding GntR family transcriptional regulator, producing the protein MTLRISLTGQDSPADQIREQIHGLVSSGRLAAGERLPSVRQLAHDLGVAAGTVAKAYRRLEAEGILVSRIGSGTTISSAATPIPREVITHARALADASRAASLEPDDAVRVLRAVWPEDG; encoded by the coding sequence ATGACACTTCGAATCAGCCTGACCGGCCAGGACTCCCCCGCTGACCAGATCCGTGAGCAGATCCATGGGCTCGTCTCCTCCGGACGCTTGGCTGCCGGGGAGCGATTGCCGTCAGTGCGTCAGCTCGCCCACGACCTGGGCGTGGCGGCCGGCACTGTCGCCAAGGCCTACCGGCGTCTGGAGGCGGAGGGCATCCTCGTCAGCCGCATCGGCTCCGGAACCACGATCAGCAGCGCGGCTACACCGATCCCGCGCGAGGTGATCACGCATGCCCGCGCCCTCGCCGACGCTTCGCGAGCCGCTTCGCTGGAGCCCGACGACGCCGTGCGGGTGCTGCGGGCGGTGTGGCCGGAGGATGGCTGA
- a CDS encoding sensor histidine kinase, which translates to MNPDGGGPPGQGGPPRRWSGRPLRLRLTLLTAGLLCVTLALGALALTTVLSRGRVATLDEITTARAETIAALAADDRIAATLPVAQPGEIAQLLDADGRVLASSTNASRTLPVVPADELEGLLGARDGEVVVTTTATAYDEEVRLAVMGAEYRGEPATVVVSMPLAEVRGLLRALAISLVAIVPVLTLLLAWTIWLVLGRALRPVEELRRGAERVARTGGPGTLPVPRTGDELGALARTLNEMLDALDAAASRQRSFVADAAHELRSPLASLRTSLDVAAAHPGSYAQEELVADLGHEVGRMQDLVEDLLLLSRLGSAPTRAEELDLRALVREAVRDARTGPEPMVEGEGRGVGDHAALVRVLRNLLDNAARHADSTVRVQITDGEVAVEDDGAGVPEADRERVFERFVRLDEAREREAGGAGLGLAIAREVARTQGGEVTLTGSELGGARAVLRVPTGLHAV; encoded by the coding sequence GTGAATCCCGACGGCGGAGGGCCGCCTGGTCAGGGAGGCCCGCCACGGCGGTGGTCCGGCAGGCCGTTGCGGCTGCGGCTGACCCTGCTGACCGCGGGGCTGTTGTGCGTGACCCTCGCGCTGGGGGCGCTCGCCCTGACCACGGTGCTTTCCCGCGGCCGCGTCGCGACGCTGGACGAGATCACGACGGCTCGAGCGGAAACGATCGCCGCACTGGCAGCGGATGACCGGATCGCGGCGACCCTCCCGGTGGCCCAGCCCGGGGAGATCGCGCAGCTGCTGGACGCCGACGGGCGTGTGCTGGCGTCGTCGACGAACGCGAGCAGGACGCTGCCGGTGGTTCCTGCGGACGAGTTGGAGGGGCTACTGGGGGCACGCGACGGGGAGGTGGTGGTGACGACCACGGCCACCGCCTACGACGAGGAGGTGCGGCTGGCGGTGATGGGTGCCGAGTACCGGGGTGAGCCGGCGACGGTGGTGGTGAGCATGCCGCTGGCCGAAGTCCGGGGCCTGCTGCGAGCCCTGGCGATCTCGCTGGTGGCGATCGTGCCGGTGCTCACCTTGCTGCTGGCGTGGACCATCTGGCTAGTACTCGGTCGGGCGCTGCGTCCGGTGGAAGAGCTACGCCGCGGGGCGGAGCGCGTGGCCCGCACCGGCGGGCCGGGGACGCTGCCGGTGCCGCGCACCGGTGACGAGCTGGGGGCCTTGGCGCGCACGTTGAACGAGATGTTGGATGCGCTGGATGCGGCCGCGTCCCGGCAGCGCAGTTTCGTGGCTGATGCGGCTCACGAGCTGCGCTCGCCGTTAGCCTCGTTGCGGACCAGCCTCGACGTGGCGGCGGCGCACCCAGGCAGCTACGCCCAGGAGGAGCTGGTGGCCGACCTGGGGCACGAGGTGGGCCGGATGCAGGACCTCGTGGAGGACCTGCTGCTGCTCTCCCGGCTCGGGTCGGCGCCTACTCGAGCCGAGGAGCTGGACCTGCGGGCGCTGGTCCGCGAGGCGGTGCGTGATGCGCGGACCGGGCCGGAGCCGATGGTCGAGGGCGAGGGGCGCGGGGTGGGTGATCACGCGGCGCTGGTGCGAGTGCTGCGCAATCTGCTCGACAACGCCGCCCGGCACGCCGACTCAACTGTCCGGGTGCAGATCACCGATGGTGAGGTGGCCGTGGAGGACGACGGCGCCGGGGTACCCGAGGCCGACCGGGAGCGGGTGTTCGAACGGTTCGTCCGGTTGGACGAGGCCCGGGAACGGGAGGCAGGCGGCGCAGGGCTGGGTCTGGCGATCGCTCGGGAGGTGGCGCGGACCCAGGGCGGGGAGGTCACGCTCACCGGGTCCGAGCTGGGTGGGGCGCGAGCGGTGCTGCGGGTGCCGACGGGGCTCCACGCCGTCTAG
- a CDS encoding response regulator transcription factor, producing MRVLLVDDERGLVSALRRGLVAEGFAVDVAYDGETGLQAALDGEHDVIVLDIMLPRRNGYDVVTALRQAQVWTPVLLLSAKDGEHDVADGLDVGADDYLTKPFAFVVLLARIRALLRRPAESRPPTFAVGNLRLDPAARAVTHAGVPVELTTRELALLEYLMRHADRPVGKVELRDHVWDGAGEDVNVVEQYVGYLRRKLGREAITTVRGAGYRVLGG from the coding sequence GTGCGGGTGCTGCTGGTGGACGACGAGCGCGGTCTGGTGAGTGCGCTGCGGCGCGGCCTGGTCGCCGAAGGGTTCGCGGTGGACGTCGCCTACGACGGTGAGACGGGTCTGCAGGCGGCGCTCGACGGTGAGCACGACGTGATCGTGCTGGACATCATGCTGCCGCGGCGCAATGGTTACGACGTGGTGACGGCGCTGCGCCAGGCCCAGGTGTGGACGCCGGTGCTGCTGCTCTCGGCGAAGGACGGCGAGCACGACGTGGCCGACGGACTCGACGTGGGGGCCGATGACTACCTGACGAAACCGTTCGCCTTCGTGGTGCTGCTCGCCCGGATCAGGGCACTGCTACGCAGGCCGGCGGAGAGCCGCCCGCCGACCTTCGCCGTCGGGAATCTGCGCCTGGACCCGGCGGCCCGGGCGGTGACGCACGCGGGCGTACCGGTGGAGCTGACCACCCGGGAGCTGGCGCTGCTGGAGTACCTGATGCGGCACGCGGATCGGCCGGTGGGCAAGGTGGAGCTGCGCGATCACGTGTGGGACGGCGCCGGGGAGGACGTCAACGTGGTCGAGCAGTATGTCGGGTACCTGCGCCGCAAGCTCGGCCGAGAGGCGATCACCACGGTGCGTGGCGCCGGGTACCGGGTGCTGGGCGGGTGA
- a CDS encoding ABC transporter ATP-binding protein — protein sequence MRTEALTKRFRSGQVAVDRIDLHVPRGAVYGFLGPNGSGKTTTIRMLLGLIGASSGQAWLLGRPMPAAGPDVLPRVGALIEGPAFHPWLSGRANLVRLDACDASAPPHRKGRIDEALDRVGLAAAAHKKYRQYSLGMKQRLGLAAALLRPRELLVLDEPTNGLDPQGTREVRRLVGELAEAGTTVLVSSHLLAEIENVCTHVGIMSTGRLVLQGERTGLTSQAERHLWVRTDPEHAAGAAQVLATLGLTDVVIDGTELQALLGEISPDDVTRALVAAGVPVLGLAERTPTLEDVFVRLTGEGFDVAR from the coding sequence ATCCGCACCGAGGCACTGACGAAACGCTTCCGCTCCGGCCAGGTCGCCGTCGACCGTATCGATCTGCATGTCCCGCGCGGCGCGGTCTACGGATTCCTCGGCCCGAACGGGTCCGGGAAGACCACCACGATCCGGATGCTGCTCGGCCTGATCGGCGCCAGCAGCGGGCAGGCATGGCTGCTCGGCCGCCCGATGCCGGCCGCCGGGCCGGACGTGCTGCCCCGCGTGGGTGCGCTGATCGAAGGGCCCGCCTTCCACCCGTGGCTGAGCGGGCGGGCGAACCTGGTCCGGCTGGATGCGTGCGACGCTTCCGCGCCCCCGCACCGGAAGGGCCGGATCGACGAGGCGCTCGATCGCGTGGGACTGGCCGCCGCGGCACACAAGAAGTACCGGCAGTACTCCCTCGGGATGAAGCAGCGGCTCGGCCTGGCCGCCGCCCTGCTGCGCCCGCGTGAGTTGCTCGTCCTGGACGAACCCACGAACGGGCTCGACCCGCAGGGGACCCGGGAGGTGCGCAGGCTCGTCGGTGAGCTTGCCGAGGCGGGCACCACCGTGCTGGTCTCCTCGCACCTGCTGGCCGAGATCGAGAATGTGTGCACCCACGTGGGGATCATGAGCACCGGGCGCCTGGTGCTGCAGGGGGAGCGCACCGGCCTCACCTCCCAGGCGGAGCGGCACCTGTGGGTGCGCACCGACCCCGAGCACGCCGCCGGTGCCGCGCAGGTGCTCGCCACCCTCGGCCTGACCGACGTGGTCATCGATGGCACCGAGCTGCAGGCGCTCCTGGGCGAGATCAGCCCCGACGACGTCACGCGTGCCCTGGTCGCGGCAGGCGTCCCGGTGCTGGGGCTGGCCGAGCGCACGCCCACGTTGGAGGACGTCTTCGTCCGGCTGACCGGGGAGGGTTTCGATGTCGCCCGCTGA
- a CDS encoding ABC transporter permease: MSPAETITPPTAPATAGGLRRLLGSELRLVFGRRRNLVLLLGLAAVPILLGVVIFITQDTVVGSQGPGFIGRVAGNGLFLVVAALFTCLPFLLPLSIGIVSGDTIAGEAATGTLRSLVTVPVPRTRLLLVKAVVALCFAAVAVLAIALVGLITGAVLFGITDLVLLSGDTIAAGAGLLRVLGVAAYVAMSMSGLVMVGVLLSTLTETPVAAMAGTVTVAVVSAVLDSLPQLAAIHPGLLTHHWIDFAEFLRLEVDLAALAPGLVVQAVWVLLAGSIAWSRFTTADISS, translated from the coding sequence ATGTCGCCCGCTGAGACGATCACACCCCCGACGGCGCCGGCCACCGCGGGTGGGCTGCGTCGCCTTCTCGGCAGCGAGCTGCGCCTGGTGTTCGGCCGCCGCCGGAACCTGGTCCTCCTGCTCGGCCTGGCGGCGGTGCCCATCCTGCTCGGCGTGGTCATCTTCATCACCCAGGACACCGTCGTCGGGTCCCAGGGACCGGGGTTCATCGGACGGGTCGCCGGCAATGGGCTGTTCCTCGTGGTGGCCGCACTGTTCACGTGCCTACCGTTCCTGCTGCCCCTGTCGATCGGCATCGTCTCCGGTGACACGATCGCGGGCGAGGCGGCGACGGGCACGCTGCGTTCGTTGGTCACGGTGCCGGTGCCGCGCACCCGGCTGCTGCTCGTCAAAGCGGTCGTGGCACTGTGTTTCGCCGCTGTGGCGGTGCTCGCGATCGCGCTCGTCGGGCTGATCACCGGCGCGGTCCTGTTCGGGATCACTGATCTGGTGCTGCTCTCCGGGGACACCATCGCCGCCGGGGCGGGCCTGCTTCGCGTGCTCGGCGTCGCCGCCTACGTGGCGATGTCGATGAGCGGCCTCGTCATGGTCGGTGTGTTGCTGTCCACCCTCACCGAGACCCCGGTCGCCGCCATGGCCGGAACAGTGACGGTCGCGGTGGTTTCTGCGGTGCTGGACAGCCTTCCGCAACTGGCCGCCATCCACCCCGGGCTGCTCACCCATCACTGGATCGACTTCGCCGAGTTCCTCCGCCTCGAGGTCGACCTGGCGGCACTCGCACCCGGCCTGGTGGTCCAGGCCGTCTGGGTGCTGCTCGCCGGCAGCATCGCCTGGAGCCGGTTCACCACCGCCGACATCAGCTCCTGA
- a CDS encoding spermidine synthase, which produces MSPSGPPSQADADRSHPVETVHFADGSEARLVRDESGWSLTIDGVRQAHVGDPAAPPVLTSVRWMLAALGAALPARSAHLGGSLLTLPRAIAARQPEAEQVVIELEPELVTLVESRFPPPPGTRIEVSDARTWLDAPTEGDLDAVVLDIFSGNRIPAAFTSRECFTAVRAALTGSGVLVINSVAGPELEFTRRELATLRELFDHVGMIIQGSVLHGARFGNATLIASGAPLDVAVIQANLAGDSSKGVLLTDLDDIIGDARPVTDADDLWSPVPPPVANVDQALEMIESLRAAVREITPPS; this is translated from the coding sequence ATGTCCCCATCCGGACCGCCGTCCCAGGCGGATGCTGACCGTTCTCACCCGGTGGAGACGGTGCACTTCGCCGATGGCAGCGAGGCGCGGCTCGTCCGGGACGAATCCGGCTGGTCGTTGACCATCGACGGGGTCCGGCAGGCACATGTCGGGGACCCGGCGGCTCCGCCGGTGCTGACGTCGGTGCGCTGGATGCTGGCCGCGCTGGGGGCCGCCCTCCCCGCCCGATCGGCGCATCTGGGCGGCAGTCTGCTCACCCTTCCGCGGGCGATCGCGGCCCGCCAGCCGGAGGCCGAGCAGGTGGTGATCGAGCTGGAGCCGGAGCTGGTCACACTGGTGGAGTCCCGGTTTCCGCCGCCTCCGGGCACGCGAATCGAGGTCAGTGACGCCCGCACCTGGCTGGACGCACCCACCGAAGGTGACCTGGACGCCGTCGTGCTGGACATCTTTTCCGGGAACCGGATCCCGGCGGCGTTCACGTCGCGGGAGTGTTTCACTGCCGTGCGAGCGGCACTCACCGGGAGCGGCGTGCTGGTCATCAACTCGGTCGCCGGGCCGGAGCTGGAGTTCACCCGCCGCGAGCTCGCCACGCTGCGCGAGCTCTTCGATCACGTCGGCATGATCATCCAGGGATCGGTGCTGCACGGGGCCAGGTTCGGCAACGCCACCCTGATCGCCTCCGGCGCCCCACTGGACGTGGCCGTCATCCAGGCAAACCTGGCCGGGGACTCCTCCAAGGGGGTGCTGCTGACCGATCTCGACGACATCATCGGGGACGCTCGACCGGTCACCGACGCGGACGATCTGTGGTCGCCGGTTCCGCCACCGGTCGCGAACGTCGACCAGGCGCTGGAGATGATCGAGTCGCTGCGTGCCGCGGTGCGGGAGATCACGCCGCCGAGCTGA
- a CDS encoding RDD family protein, with protein MTIWEVDDDDKTIEGLDEDGRPDPAYAAALGLVPAPLLRRAVAAIIDAALYLVLQVPYWVFTLPLLLKYFTARISWYGLINHPQFILAVVMMGISFLLSLAYCIVQIALHGRKGFTFGKSMLGLRSINVKTLERPGFFRILLRSLVIWLSGLVVIGPILFLLSPLFDPEKRGRGWHDMVGRSWMVDVRKGLQPYDAKRIRIARKTVMAEPVARPKPMPSLATPADASQEQAYRPGARVSAGVLGIARPHGEGPRPVVGLSGAEEPEPAPEPTAAPVPGRPVMGAYRRSASGEDHPSAPVGSGRPDLSTGPAQAAPPDGVGSPAPAPAPAPAPDEPMVTGVPWTSGQASSRPGQGETPAPAGPAAVESSSEAARNQGAPPAQAAAPPAAAGPVPAQAQAHPPHGPPVPPSPAGAVGFALVIDSGARVVISGDVVLGRNPAPPATAPGAQVHPIPDDTRSVSKTHVLVRAVEHGVTVMDQGSTNGTSIVHNGVERELQPGQPGLAVIGDTIRFGERTAVVARA; from the coding sequence GTGACGATCTGGGAGGTCGACGACGACGACAAGACGATCGAAGGACTGGACGAGGACGGACGGCCCGATCCGGCCTATGCCGCTGCCCTCGGCCTGGTTCCCGCCCCGCTGCTGCGCCGCGCAGTGGCCGCGATCATCGATGCGGCGCTCTACCTGGTGCTCCAGGTGCCGTACTGGGTCTTCACGCTCCCGCTGCTGCTGAAGTACTTCACGGCGAGGATCAGCTGGTACGGGCTGATCAACCACCCGCAGTTCATCCTGGCCGTGGTGATGATGGGAATCTCGTTCCTGCTCAGCCTGGCCTACTGCATCGTGCAGATCGCGCTGCACGGTCGCAAAGGCTTCACGTTCGGCAAATCCATGCTCGGCCTGCGGTCGATCAACGTGAAGACACTGGAACGGCCCGGGTTCTTCCGGATCCTGCTCCGGTCGTTGGTGATCTGGCTGTCCGGGCTCGTGGTGATCGGTCCGATCCTGTTCTTGCTCTCGCCATTGTTCGACCCGGAGAAGCGCGGCCGTGGGTGGCACGACATGGTCGGCCGGAGCTGGATGGTGGACGTACGCAAGGGACTGCAGCCCTATGACGCCAAGCGGATCCGGATCGCCCGCAAGACGGTGATGGCCGAACCTGTCGCCCGGCCCAAGCCGATGCCGTCGCTGGCAACCCCGGCGGACGCCAGCCAGGAGCAGGCCTACCGTCCCGGAGCCCGGGTCAGTGCCGGGGTGCTCGGCATCGCGCGCCCCCATGGTGAAGGGCCCCGTCCGGTGGTGGGCCTCAGCGGTGCCGAAGAACCGGAGCCGGCGCCCGAGCCGACTGCCGCACCCGTCCCCGGACGCCCGGTGATGGGCGCCTACCGGCGCTCCGCATCGGGCGAGGACCATCCCAGCGCGCCCGTGGGCAGCGGGCGTCCGGACCTGTCCACCGGGCCCGCCCAGGCAGCACCGCCCGACGGCGTAGGGTCGCCTGCGCCTGCGCCTGCGCCTGCGCCTGCGCCTGATGAGCCGATGGTGACCGGAGTGCCCTGGACCTCCGGTCAGGCCTCCTCTCGACCTGGCCAGGGTGAGACGCCGGCCCCTGCCGGACCGGCCGCCGTCGAGAGTTCCTCGGAGGCTGCGCGGAACCAGGGCGCCCCGCCCGCGCAGGCTGCTGCCCCACCTGCTGCCGCCGGCCCTGTACCGGCGCAGGCGCAGGCGCACCCGCCGCACGGACCCCCCGTACCGCCGAGCCCCGCTGGTGCCGTCGGATTCGCGCTCGTGATCGATAGCGGTGCACGGGTGGTGATCTCCGGCGACGTCGTGCTGGGTCGGAACCCGGCACCGCCCGCGACCGCCCCCGGGGCGCAGGTGCATCCCATTCCTGACGACACACGCTCGGTCTCCAAGACACACGTCCTGGTGCGTGCCGTCGAGCACGGCGTGACCGTGATGGATCAGGGGTCCACCAATGGGACCTCGATCGTGCACAACGGTGTGGAGCGCGAGCTGCAGCCAGGGCAGCCAGGTCTCGCCGTGATAGGCGACACGATACGGTTCGGGGAGAGAACTGCCGTGGTGGCACGGGCATGA